The sequence below is a genomic window from Acanthopagrus latus isolate v.2019 chromosome 12, fAcaLat1.1, whole genome shotgun sequence.
GTATGGAGGAGCTAGTGGGGGAGCTCATGGGCCACCAGTTTGTAGTGGGAACCGCAGGACGGGCAGCGCTGGGCCTCGCCCTGATGAAGCCAGAaccaaaccacagatgtgttgtcttcctcacctgcagagaggaaacgACACACAGAAGCTGGATGAGGAAATGAAACGTTTCAAAAGAAAACCACAGCGGCTGACAGAACATCAGACATCCAAACCAGGCAGATAATAATGTTTAAGACTTTATAACTTACAGACGCATCCCACAATCCTCTTGTTTGTGATGGAGGGAACAAGGTGGGGGTCGGCCTTGGTGCCGGGGTACTCCTTCGGCTTCAACATGTTGTAGGgatcctgcaggagagaggagagttaTTAAACTGTCCTGATATTAAACTTCATGTAAAGTAAAGAAACTGTTTATTAAGGTCAACAATCTGggagcagaacagaaacatcTCGACGCGGTAACGAGGGGTGCTTTTCTTTATTCCAGTCCAATTTGGAACAAATGAATTCTATCACCAGGATGAATGattataattaataaatgtCGACATTTAAAGTAAGAGACAGACACTCAGACCGAGTTTCATCTGTGACCACCGGAGTCCTTTACTCTGACTTTCAAAGACTTCAGATTGCGATGAAACAGTTCAGCCTGGAAACACGTAATAAACAAACTCCTACATATATTCTGATGTCTTCAGATACGTGTCCCAGTGTGTCGGACAGGATCTGGACATCTCTTATCTCCTAAAACACTAATGAGGTAAAAGCTGAAGTGTCTTGGCTGGAGGACGGAGGTGAACCAGATTCTGATCAATGCACCGATTCTAGAGGCTGCGACGAACGTACATCCATCCTGCAGCTTATCAGGGTCACAGCAGCACTAATGTGTCTGTATTGATCCAGTGTACATGCTGTGATCTGAATCCTCTGATGAGCTCAAATGTTTACGGTCGAACTTAAACACTGTTGGCGGGGTGGTTCAGGTCTGCTCACGTGAGATTAGGAACTAAATCCAATAAATACATGAGATTGATCTGACTCCCACAGATCAGTGATCTTACCGATCCCTCCTGCATGGCCTTCATAATGATCCTCTCCATTCCTGTGGCCTGTTCCTCATCAGTGGGAATGCctgcaaacagaacaaaaacaagtccAGATCATTTCTGATAAAAAGGCAACAAACGAAGCATCATATTGAGCAACATCCCTTTAACATGAACATAAACACTCGACGGGTGGAAGCGGCTGAAAATAGCTTTTTTTCCTAAAATTGAGTTTCTTTTCAGTGGTTTCACAGGTTCTGTTTGGACATTCAGGGGCACTGTAGTGAACActatcatgacatcacactctgAAGCATTGATTCATCAGGAAACCAGCAGTTTTTTCCTCTGAGCCAACAGGCGACGGTTATATGTTCAATGGATCATATATTTCTTGTTTCAGTGTCGTCTGTTATGACATAATAAACTATCTAGTTGCTCTCAGGTCTGTTCTGGATACAGCTACACAGTCAGTGACACAAATGCAGGATTACACTGAGGATGATGTGGGCTTCTGCAGAGTGTGattacagcagatgagctgTGTGGAAACATCTGATGTGTCTTaggttgtttctctgtttaaatcaaatctcagctgtttcagttgttaagcagaacgctgcaactctgttttactgtgaaggtccagaactgttctgacTACAACACGTaacctgactttatatcatcaggaggaggagaggatgagtggGGTTTGTATTTTAGATTGAACTGGTTCTTAACAGTGTCTCAtgttgtctgaccaacagtgcAAAGctcaaaatacaaatataaattcagaaaagcagcagatgctGCGGTACTTCTGCTTGATAAAGGACACTGTCTGAGTAGTTAGGATAATCTTCTGTGTTAAAGTTAAATAATTGAGGCGATTACTATTAAATAAATCAGTCGTAGTGGTATGACGCAACTTCCGTTAATCAATTTcaaatttaacttttaaaacGTGGAAATCTGGTGAATTGTTGTTTACATCACTGTGACGAGCTAGCTAGGTGATTAGCAGTAAGATACCACATGCTACAGGTAGTTACACTTGCCAGTCACTGATTCAACGTGTTCATTCTCCTACTTTAATGCAGCTGCAGACATCAAGAACATCACAACTGTGACAGTTATTCCATGACTGTACAAacatgttagctaatgttagcaaagtGTCAGGTTGAAGACGCTTCGGCTAACCGGCAAACTTCCGGTGTGTTGATCCTCATCAGTTCGCTCAGATATACGTTTACAAATATAACAATGTCCTACAGTGTAGAGCACACAACAGACACGTGAACACGACTGAAGGAAATGTATAATAATGAACACTGACTTTGTAATTAAACGACTGAAATCCCGTTTGACCTCTCGAGCTAACGGAGCAACACTGCTAACGTTGCTAATGCTAAGCAGCTAGCGTGTGGAGGTCTTCCGGCTGAGCTCACCGCGGACAAaacaggcttttaaaaaaaatcatatttcagtGGATTTTCAGGTTCTATAACTCGGTACTGGTCTCGTCCTCACCTCCACCCGCCATGCCGCGGGTCAGAGCAGGGACCGGGGCAGCCCGGCAGGTTGTCGCGGCTCTCAGAGCCCCGCGGAGCAGTAACCTTGCAGCCatttctccttcttctgtcACCTGAATCTGGTCGCACGCTGATGACGTCAGGGATTTATTGACGTGTCGCAACTttactgtaaacattttaattaaaaaacataataataataataataataataataataataataataatgatgctggtgataatatcatcatcataccaacataatagtaataataataataataataataataacgaaAAGACAATAATGAAGTAAGAAATTGCTGTCTGTGGACCTCTGACACTTATGAAACAAGCTCAAACTGCCCACAGATACGGACACATAATatatctttttctctctgaattgTTTTTAATACACAACTGACAGTCAGGATCATTGACACAGTGTCATAGTTTATTCagcttttaattttgttttatttgattgcaGTAGATGACAGTGATAGTAGTGATAGATAGTGACCCCGGTCTCCTCCTGGCCAAAAATCCATCTGGATGTGAGATGAACTGCTTGGAGGTTCTACTCTGCTCCCCAAGCTCCTTCCACATCAATCGGCTTTCTTCCAGGTGCAGGTACACAACAAACTCTTCCAGCACCAGGGgcacagcaacattttccagcacCAGGGgcacagcaacattttccagcacCAGGGgcacagcaacattttccagcacCAGGGgcacagcaacattttccagcacCAGGGGCACAACAAATAGTTCCAGCACCAGGGGCacaacaacattttccagcacCAGGGGCACAACAAATAGTTCCAGCACCAGGGGAGcaacaacattttccagcacCAGGGGAGcaacaacattttccagcacCAGGGGAGcaacaacattttccagcacCAGGGgcacagcaacattttccagcacCAGGGgcacagcaacattttccagcacCAGGGgcacagcaacattttccagc
It includes:
- the LOC119030612 gene encoding cytochrome c oxidase subunit 5B, mitochondrial-like, translating into MAARLLLRGALRAATTCRAAPVPALTRGMAGGGIPTDEEQATGMERIIMKAMQEGSDPYNMLKPKEYPGTKADPHLVPSITNKRIVGCVCEEDNTSVVWFWLHQGEAQRCPSCGSHYKLVAHELPH